One segment of Rosa chinensis cultivar Old Blush chromosome 6, RchiOBHm-V2, whole genome shotgun sequence DNA contains the following:
- the LOC112174865 gene encoding cytochrome P450 CYP82D47, with the protein MDSLSHLLAITGILVFVLLCLWRVRFQNHKMKGLMCPEPYGALPIIGHLHQLGGRNPVFRTLSTMADKYGPIFTIWIGKNRTLVINNYEAVKECFTTNDRLFATRPLSAHGKYLGYDFAAFGFSPYGTYWRDMRKLVVIELLSNRRLETLKHVQVSEVDAFVKGLYSVWKNKGHDGQSKVVISEWTEHLTLNVITRVIAGKRYFGKESDELDEEEKRIGKLIKDFMYVSGNPVVTEVIGFPKWMDFKGQLKTMENIGSQLDSLMTSWVEEHHTKKQKSDSSNQQQDFINVLLSEIQDSSMLGHTRDTIIKATALNLILAGSESVSISLTWTVSLLLNNRDTLKLAQEELNRTVGRHRWVEDTDIKNLVYLQAIVKETLRLYPPAPLSVPHEAMEDCKVGGFHIPKGTRLFVNLWKLHRNPSVWPDPEVFSPERFLTSQAGIDASGQHFEFIPFGSGRRVCPGITFAFQVIHLTLARLIQGFELATPLDKAVDMTEGLGITLPRATPLEVLLTPRLASELYPQ; encoded by the exons ATGGATTCTCTTTCTCATCTACTAGCAATTACAGGAattctagtttttgttttgttgtgtcTATGGAGGGTGAGATTTCAGAATCACAAAATGAAGGGCCTTATGTGCCCAGAACCCTATGGTGCCCTGCCAATTATAGGTCACCTCCATCAACTAGGTGGCCGAAACCCAGTGTTCCGAACCTTATCAACCATGGCTGACAAGTACGGTCCAATCTTTACCATATGGATCGGCAAGAACCGTACCCTGGTCATCAACAACTATGAAGCTGTCAAGGAATGTTTCACCACAAACGACAGACTTTTCGCCACAAGACCGTTATCTGCACATGGAAAGTACCTTGGTTACGATTTTGCAGCATTCGGGTTCTCACCTTATGGCACATACTGGCGTGATATGAGAAAGTTGGTTGTGATTGAGTTGCTCTCTAATCGGAGGCTAGAGACTCTGAAACATGTACAAGTCTCTGAGGTTGATGCTTTTGTTAAAGGGTTGTATTCAGTTTGGAAAAACAAAGGACATGATGGTCAAAGCAAGGTGGTGATCAGTGAGTGGACTGAGCACCTAACCTTGAACGTGATCACTAGAGTTATTGCTGGGAAGAGGTACTTTGGTAAAGAGAGTGATGAACTTGATGAAGAGGAAAAGAGGATTGGGAAGCTTATCAAGGACTTTATGTATGTTTCTGGCAACCCAGTTGTTACTGAGGTAATTGGGTTTCCAAAGTGGATGGATTTCAAGGGGCAATTGAAAACGATGGAGAATATAGGGAGCCAATTAGACTCTTTGATGACAAGTTGGGTTGAAGAACATCATACAAAGAAGCAGAAGAGTGACTCAAGCAACCAGCAGCAGGACTTCATTAATGTCCTACTATCTGAGATTCAGGACAGTTCTATGCTTGGTCATACCCGAGATACTATTATCAAGGCAACAGCACTG AATCTCATCCTAGCCGGTTCAGAATCCGTATCAATCAGCTTGACATGGACTGTCTCTTTACTATTAAACAACAGAGATACCTTGAAGCTAGCCCAAGAGGAATTAAATCGTACAGTTGGCAGGCACAGATGGGTGGAAGACACTGACATAAAAAACCTGGTTTACCTACAAGCCATTGTCAAAGAAACATTGCGTCTATACCCACCAGCTCCACTCTCAGTTCCCCATGAAGCAATGGAGGACTGCAAAGTCGGCGGCTTTCACATCCCAAAGGGCACTCGTTTGTTTGTGAATCTGTGGAAGCTTCATAGGAACCCAAGTGTGTGGCCAGACCCTGAAGTGTTTTCCCCAGAAAGATTTCTTACAAGCCAAGCAGGCATAGACGCTTCAGGTCAACATTTTGAGTTCATTCCTTTTGGGTCTGGGAGAAGAGTTTGCCCAGGTATCACTTTTGCATTTCAGGTTATACACTTGACGCTGGCAAGGTTGATTCAAGGGTTTGAATTGGCAACTCCATTGGATAAGGCAGTGGATATGACTGAAGGATTGGGGATCACTTTACCAAGAGCAACTCCACTGGAAGTTCTCTTAACCCCACGTTTGGCTTCTGAATTGTATCCACAGTAA